From Dehalobacter sp. 12DCB1:
CGCGTTGGTAAAGGCAGGCCTACTGTAGCCAACTTACTTCGAATTATACAGCTGCCTGCTGAAGTTTTAGAACTGATTAATAAAGAAGCAATTTCTTTAGGACATGCCAAGGTGATACTTTCTTTAGACAATAAAGAGCAGCAGATTTCTCTCGCGAAACGGGCTGTTGAGGGATTATTATCTGTAAGGGAAACGGAAATGATTGTTCAGAATAGTGAAAAGAAAGTGCAGCCTGCCAAAAATGCTATAAAGACACCGAAAAATAAGAGATATAGTTCTTTAAATGATATTGAAGAAAAATTACAACACAGTTTTCAGACGAAGGTAGCTGTATCAGGAAGTGAAGAAAAAGGAAAAATTGAGATTAACTATTATTCTCGGGATGAACTTAACCGGCTTTTAGAACGGTGGGAGATTGAAATTTAATATGTTCCACGTGGAACATATTATCATTTACATTTTATAGGGGGAATCTTTTTGTTTACTGTTTTGGAACCCGAGATGATTGTCGTTTTGATAGTATCTTTTGTAGCATTGATCGTTACCGTGATTGCGATTATTATGACCAATGCTCTCCGAGTACGTATGAGTAAATTTGAAAAAGCCTATATCAGCCTGCAGACATTTTTATCCGGAATACAGCTGGAAGAACTGCTGAGTACCAATTTAAAAGAAGTTGCTGAATTAAGCCGTGTTGCTTTAGAGCATGGACAGAGGCTTAAACTTACCGAAGATAAAGTTCGCAGCGGAATTGACCGCGCGGAACTGGTTCGGTTTAATTCTTTTGAAAATATGGGCGCCGACCTGAGTTTTGCCCTTGCTTTACTGAATCAGGAAAAGACCGGTGTCGTCCTTACAGGAATCCATAGTGTTGAAGAATGCAGAATCTATGCCAAAGGGATCGAAAAAGGGCAGGCCAATGCAAAACTTAGCCCCGAGGAAAAGCTTGCTATTGAAAAAGCCTTGAGGAATGAGCTAAATATTTAAAATTACGATTGATTCAACAAGAAGTAAGTCCGCTGGAACAAATTACATAGTACTTCAGACATTTGCCATACGATACTCAATCTGGTGTTTTGCAGCACCATGTATTGCATAAAACCGTTGATATTGACGATGCCGGTAAGATGGATTTCTCCTACCTCCGGCAGTTCTTTTTTTACGGCCGCTCCAGGCTTCAAAGGGCCTTCTGCCAGACTGATGTAGCCGACGGAGTCAAGTTGACCCAGGCAGGCATCCAGGGCAATAATATAGGGATTGTAATACTTGGCAAA
This genomic window contains:
- a CDS encoding DUF4446 family protein, with product MFTVLEPEMIVVLIVSFVALIVTVIAIIMTNALRVRMSKFEKAYISLQTFLSGIQLEELLSTNLKEVAELSRVALEHGQRLKLTEDKVRSGIDRAELVRFNSFENMGADLSFALALLNQEKTGVVLTGIHSVEECRIYAKGIEKGQANAKLSPEEKLAIEKALRNELNI
- the yyaC gene encoding spore protease YyaC, whose protein sequence is MNPLPGIKEKEYLRAHYTDRPGLYLLQLRLKEYLKAAAGRPVVLLCIGTDRSTGDSLGPLTGTKLDGKGLSGLTVIGTLEKPVHAENLDSTLKNLFAKYYNPYIIALDACLGQLDSVGYISLAEGPLKPGAAVKKELPEVGEIHLTGIVNINGFMQYMVLQNTRLSIVWQMSEVLCNLFQRTYFLLNQS